Part of the Capsicum annuum cultivar UCD-10X-F1 chromosome 12, UCD10Xv1.1, whole genome shotgun sequence genome is shown below.
AACTCTGCATCAAGTTTCAGCAAGATGAATTTTATATGTATTCATTGGGCATTCATCTCGATCAGATTGAAAAGGAAGTTGCATTCAAAATCTATACTGATATGGTGACCCTTCAAACAATGGATACTATCTTTTATGAAGCACAACGACAAGGACGAATATCTTTCTATGTTACTACACTTGGAGAAGAAGCTATCAACATTGCATCAGCTGCTGCACTTAAGACGGATGATTTCATCTTTCCACAGGTTAGTCGTGCACATAGACTCGCTTCTAATCTGCACAAGTCACATTTTGTAGAACTCAAGATGTTAAATTTGGATAGGAAATATATGAAAAGCTGTAGTTTCCCAAAGCACACCTCACGAATCGACCTTCTTCCCAAcgaaataatgtcatttaatggAAACAGAAAGAACATGAGTATTGTCTTTGATCTTTAGGTGTTAGCAAATGTTGATTTAAAGTTATAATACAAACAAGAACTGTTGAATCGTCCAAAAGGAAATGTGTTGATTATTCAGCTCCATTGAGTTAGCCGAAGGTATTTTGACTCATTAACAAATTACACTAGTCCTGAATCAACTGAATTACTGCCAATATTCATCGCACAAACAGAGCTGGATACAGTGTACTCTCTATTTTCGGATTAAGAAGAAAGGAACATGTCATTTTTCTGTGATGTGCACCATGTCCAATTGCGTTTCTTTGAAAAATGACTTGAATCCAGTGTTGAGTATCCATTTATTATTAGCATTCTAGCTTACTTCATCTAGTATAAATCCCAAACTTCTTTTCTCCAACATTTGTGGAAATTTATGCAAAGCGAAAAGCGGTTTTGCTTAGCGAATTAGTCAAGATTTTTAGCTTCAGCCTGACGGTGATAAGCAAATTCTCCAGAATTTCACTTGTCCAACGATTTGCCAAGCAATGTAAATACTTCTCTTGTTTGTCGTTGCAGTATAGGGAGCCCGGAGTTCTATTATGGAGNNNNNNNNNNNNNNNNNNNNNNNNNNNNNNNNNNNNNNNNNNNNNNNNNNNNNNNNNNNNNNNNNNNNNNNNNNNNNNNNNNNNNNNNNNNNNNNNNNNNNNNNNNNNNNNNNNNNNNNNNNNNNNNNNNNNNNNNNNNNNNNNNNNNNNNNNNNNNNNNNNNNNNNNNNNNNNNNNNNNNNNNNNNNNNNNNNNNNNNNNNNNNNNNNNNNNNNNNNNNNNNNNNNNNNNNNNNNNNNNNNNNNNNNNNNNNNNNNNNNNNNNNNNNNNNNNNNNNNNNNNNNNNNNNNNNNNNNNNNNNNNNNNNNNNNNNNNNNNNNNNNNNNNNNNNNNNNNNNNNNNNNNNNNNNNNNNNNNNNNNNNNNNNNNNNNNNNNNNNNNNNNNNNNNNNNNNNNNNNNNNNNNNNNNNNNNNNNNNNNNNNNNNNNNNNNNNNNNNNNNNNNNNNNNNNNNNNNNNNNNNNNNNNNNNNNNNNNNNNNNNNNNNNNNNNNNNNNNNNNNNNNNNNNNNNNNNNNNNNNNNNNNNNNNNNNNNNNNNNNNNNNNNNNNNNNNNNNNNNNNNNNNNNNNNNNNNNNNNNNNNNNNNNNNNNNNNNNNNNNNNNNNNNNNNNNNNNNNNNNNNNNNNNNNNNNNNNNNNNNNNNNNNNNNNNNNNNNNNNNNNNNNNNNNNNNNNNNNNNNNNNNNNNNNNNNNNNNNNNNNNNNNNNNNNNNNNNNNNNNNNNNNNNNNNNNNNNNNNNNNNNNNNNNNNNNNNNNNNNNNNNNNNNNNNNNNNNNNNNNNNNNNNNNNNNNNNNNNNNNNNNNNNNNNNNNNNNNNNNNNNNNNNNNNNNNNNNNNNNNNNNNNNNNNNNNNNNNNNNNNNNNNNNNNNNNNNNNNNNNNNNNNNNNNNNNNNNNNNNNNNNNNNNNNNNNNNNNNNNNNNNNNNNNNNNNNNNNNNNNNNNNNNNNNNNNNNNNNNNNNNNNNNNNNNNNNNNNNNNNNNNNNNNNNNNNNNNNNNNNNNNNNNNNNNNNNNNNNNNNNNNNNNNNNNNNNNNNNNNNNNNNNNNNNNNNNNNNNNNNNNNNNNNNNNNNNNNNNNNNNNNNNNNNNNNNNNNNNNNNNNNNNNNNNNNNNNNNNNNNNNNNNNNNNNNNNNNNNNNNNNNNNNNNNNNNNNNNNNNNNNNNNNNNNNNNNNNNNNNNNNNNNNNNNNNNNNNNNNNNNNNNNNNNNNNNNNNNNNNNNNNNNNNNNNNNNNNNNNNNNNNNNNNNNNNNNNNNNNNNNNNNNNNNNNNNNNNNNNNNNNNNNNNNNNNNNNNNNNNNNNNNNNNNNNNNNNNNNNNNNNNNNNNNNNNNNNNNNNNNNNNNNNNNNNNNNNNNNNNNNNNNNNNNNNNNNNNNNNNNNNNNNNNNNNNNNNNNNNNNNNNNNNNNNNNNNNNNNNNNNNNNNNNNNNNNNNNNNNNNNNNNNNNNNNNNNNNNNNNNNNNNNNNNNNNNNNNNNNNNNNNNNNNNNNNNNNNNNNNNNNNNNNNNNNNNNNNNNNNNNNNNNNNNNNNNNNNNNNNNNNNNNNNNNNNNNNNNNNNNNNNNNNNNNNNNNNNNNNNNNNNNNNNNNNNNNNNNNNNNNNNNNNNNNNNNNNNNNNNNNNNNNNNNNNNNNNNNNNNNNNNNNNNNNNNNNNNNNNNNNNNNNNNNNNNNNNNNNNNNNNNNNNNNNNNNNNNNNNNNNNNNNNNNNNNNNNNNNNNNNNNNNNNNNNNNNNNNNNNNNNNNNNNNNNNNNNNNNNNNNNNNNNNNNNNNNNNNNNNNNNNNNNNNNNNNNNNNNNNNNNNNNNNNNNNNNNNNNNNNNNNNNNNNNNNNNNNNNNNNNNNNNNNNNNNNNNNNNNNNNNNNNNNNNNNNNNNNNNNNNNNNNNNNNNNNNNNNNNNNNNNNNNNNNNNNNNNNNNNNNNNNNNNNNNNNNNNNNNNNNNNNNNNNNNNNNNNNNNNNNNNNNNNNNNNNNNNNNNNNNNNNNNNNNNNNNNNNNNNNNNNNNNNNNNNNNNNNNNNNNNNNNNNNNNNNNNNNNNNNNNNNNNNNNNNNNNNNNNNNNNNNNNNNNNNNNNNNNNNNNNNNNNNNNNNNNNNNNNNNNNNNNNNNNNNNNNNNNNNNNNNNNNNNNNNNNNNNNNNNNNNNNNNNNNNNNNNNNNNNNNNNNNNNNNNNNNNNNNNNNNNNNNNNNNNNNNNNNNNNNNNNNNNNNNNNNNNNNNNNNNNNNNNNNNNNNNNNNNNNNNNNNNNNNNNNNNNNNNNNNNNNNNNNNNNNNNNNNNNNNNNNNNNNNNNNNNNNNNNNNNNNNNNNNNNNNNNNNNNNNNNNNNNNNNNNNNNNNNNNNNNNNNNNNNNNNNNNNNNNNNNNNNNNNNNNNNNNNNNNNNNNNNNNNNNNNNNNNNNNNNNNNNNNNNNNNNNNNNNNNNNNNNNNNNNNNNNNNNNNNNNNNNNNNNNNNNNNNNNNNNNNNNNNNNNNNNNNNNNNNNNNNNNNNNNNNNNNNNNNNNNNNNNNNNNNNNNNNNNNNNNNNNNNNNNNNNNNNNNNNNNNNNNNNNNNNNNNNNNNNNNNNNNNNNNNNNNNNNNNNNNNNNNNNNNNNNNNNNNNNNNNNNNNNNNNNNNNNNNNNNNNNNNNNNNNNNNNNNNNNNNNNNNNNNNNNNNNNNNNNNNNNNNNNNNNNNNNNNNNNNNNNNNNNNNNNNNNNNNNNNNNNNNNNNNNNNNNNNNNNNNNNNNNNNNNNNNNNNNNNNNNNNNNNNNNNNNNNNNNNNNNNNNNNNNNNNNNNNNNNNNNNNNNNNNNNNNNNNNNNNNNNNNNNNNNNNNNNNNNNNNNNNNNNNNNNNNNNNNNNNNNNNNNNNNNNNNNNNNNNNNNNNNNNNNNNNNNNNNNNNNNNNNNNNNNNNNNNNNNNNNNNNNNNNNNNNNNNNNNNNNNNNNNNNNNNNNNNNNNNNNNNNNNNNNNNNNNNNNNNNNNNNNNNNNNNNNNNNNNNNNNNNNNNNNNNNNNNNNNCTCCATAATAGAACTCCGGGCTCCCTATACTGCAACGACAAACAAGAAACATGTTTTGCATTACTTGGCAAATCGTCGGACAAGTGAAGTTCTGGAGAATTTGCTCATATCTTGACTAATTCGCTAAGCAAAATGTGACTTTTGCAGATTAGAAGCGAGTTTATGTGCACGACTAACCTGTGGAAAGATGAAATCGTCCGTCTTAAGTGCAGCAGCTGATGCAATGTTGATAGCTTCTTCTCCAAGTGTAGTAACATAGAAAGATATTCGTCCTTGTCGTTGTGCTTCATAAAAGATAGTATCCATTGTTTGAAGTGTCACCATATCAGTATAGATTTTCAATGCAACTTCCTTTTCAATCTGACCAACATAAATGCCCAATGAACAGATATAAAAATTCATCTTGATGCAGAGTTTAAGACAAAGCATCAACAGCTAAATGTATCTATTTAGATTACCTGTGTGAAGTCATTATTGATTGGGTAACCATCGTCATCAAGTACCCGGTAGCAGTGTACTCTCTCCTCCGTTGTTTCAGGAATGAAGTTCAAATTTGACGTGAATTTTACCTCACCTCCAGGGAAATTGAGGACCTAACATCAACGAGGAAAGTGTATGATCACAATGCTACGTATAACTTGTTAACAACTATAGAGGACTCATATACATGTGTGATTTAGTTCCTCCAAAAACATGATGCCTTAGGTTCAAATACTAAACAAAAGGGCAGTCCGATGCGCTAACTTGAACCCGATCACATGACATGCACCAACTTATACTAGCGGAGGCAAAAACATTAGGTGGATTTTTCCCCATCCATTCAAGCCTAATACTTGCACCAGTAGGAGATAGTAGGTCCCTcataaaattagtcaaattaCGTACAAATTGCCCTAGACACCatgcttttattttattaaaaaggaGCTAAATGTGACGGGACACACTTCTTAATcttatatatttcttaaaatggGTACTCTATACTTCATCATTCAGATAGAGACTTGTactaaacactttttttttttttttcattttcttgaggTTAGGTGCAACAGTTATCCAAAAAAACTATTTTCAGATGAAATATTAATTCCAAAACAGTCAGACAATACAGCTAGAATAACCATAACAAACATTATACTGTTACTAATTACTATTACTAGTAGAGATAAAAGATCCCAGCTAAGGTACCTTCAAGCTAATGACAAAAATGTaattaactaaaagaaaatatGTTTTCTCTATGATGAACAAAATTTCATTAGTGGTCTAACCATCACTTATTATACTCCTTTCGTTACTTTTTTTACTCACCAAAAGAATTACAAGTTATTAGCATTGTTTTTAAAGTTAccaaaaaaaaagtgttagagCATAGAAAGCATATATACCTGGGAATGATGATCAATAATGTTGTGCATGGGATTCAACTGTGTTTGAGCTTTAGTTGATTCAAAACGAAAAGAGGCTAAATGAGGATGATTATTTAAACCAAGAATTCCAAATGAGGTTGTTATATTTGGTGATGTTAatgtatgatgatgatgataaacaTATGGTAATAATAATCCAATCTTGGTTTTCAAATTGatcaattttcttgattttgacaACAACATAGCCATTGTGCCAAGGCTTTTTGTGTAATAAAGAAAATTAAGAGGCTTTTAATGGAGTGAAGGAAGAGATAAAAATGTCAACAAAGAGCCAAAGAGACTTTTGTGTATGCAAATTGAGTAAAGAGTTGCATAGTTTTGGATTTGGATTATCTTAAAATATAGTAGTATATGATATGATATTTCATCATATGACAAAATTATTATTCAACTTATTGCAATTTGCACCCTTTGAAGTTTGAAAGAAACTACACTTTCCCTCCTCAACTAATTCTTATAGTCATATTTAACCTCGTTTAATCTTGAGCTCAGGATCGGAGCTACAACTCTGCTTACTAGTTTAGTAGAATCGTATAGATTTACCTCTACTTTGGGAGGAGTAAAtagatattctttttttttttgtttcaattgtttatcttattttatttttttagtttgttttaaaaagatgtttcttttctgttttgataatttattaattttaactttctacgAGATTTGT
Proteins encoded:
- the LOC107850884 gene encoding 2-oxoisovalerate dehydrogenase subunit alpha 2, mitochondrial is translated as MAMLLSKSRKLINLKTKIGLLLPYVYHHHHTLTSPNITTSFGILGLNNHPHLASFRFESTKAQTQLNPMHNIIDHHSQVLNFPGGEVKFTSNLNFIPETTEERVHCYRVLDDDGYPINNDFTQIEKEVALKIYTDMVTLQTMDTIFYEAQRQGRISFYVTTLGEEAINIASAAALKTDDFIFPQYREPGVLL